The Lynx canadensis isolate LIC74 chromosome D1, mLynCan4.pri.v2, whole genome shotgun sequence genome has a segment encoding these proteins:
- the LOC115525398 gene encoding histone H2AX: MSGRGKTGGKARAKAKSRSSRAGLQFPVGRVHRLLRKGHYAERVGAGAPVYLAAVLEYLTAEILELAGNAARDNKKTRIIPRHLQLAIRNDEELNKLLGGVTIAQGGVLPNIQAVLLPKKTSATVGPKAPAGGKKATQASQEY; the protein is encoded by the coding sequence GGCCAAATCGCGCTCGTCGCGCGCCGGCCTCCAGTTTCCAGTGGGCCGCGTGCACCGGCTGCTGCGGAAGGGCCACTACGCCGAACGGGTTGGCGCCGGCGCGCCTGTGTACCTGGCGGCCGTGCTGGAGTACCTCACCGCGGAGATCCTGGAGCTGGCGGGCAACGCGGCCCGCGACAACAAGAAGACGCGGATCATCCCCCGCCACCTGCAGCTGGCCATCCGCAACGACGAGGAGCTCAACAAGCTGCTGGGCGGCGTGACGATCGCCCAGGGAGGCGTCCTGCCCAACATCCAGGCCGTGCTGCTGCCCAAGAAAACCAGCGCCACCGTGGGGCCGAAGGCGCCGGCGGGCGGCAAGAAGGCCACCCAGGCCTCTCAGGAGTACTGA